One window of the Dendropsophus ebraccatus isolate aDenEbr1 chromosome 12, aDenEbr1.pat, whole genome shotgun sequence genome contains the following:
- the B3GALT6 gene encoding beta-1,3-galactosyltransferase 6, with product MNLPRLLCRHKTALGLGALSLFAIILLYLAKCTSENLRPLHGRGLPHQQEPPFRHHVPPPAPDKSVSTFLAVLIASGPKYTERRSIIRSTWLSAASAHQGALWCRFVIGTAGLGEEEAVTLEMEQRRHGDLLLLPDLRDSYDNLTAKLLLMYAWLDRHVDYKFVLKADDDTFARLDVLLEELKAQEPRRYYWGFFSGRGRVKSLGKWKESSWVLCDYYLPYALGGGYVLSWDLVHYLSLTKDYLAHWQSEDVSLGAWLAPLELRRVHDPRFDTEYKSRGCNNKYIVTHKQSIEDMLEKHQTLAKDGRLCKEEIKLRLSYIYDWGVPPSQCCQRKDGIP from the coding sequence ATGAACCTCCCGCGGCTGCTGTGTCGCCATAAGACGGCGCTGGGCTTAGGCGCTCTGTCCCTATTCGCCATCATTCTGCTCTACCTCGCCAAATGTACCTCAGAGAACCTGAGACCTCTGCATGGCCGGGGGCTTCCTCACCAGCAGGAGCCGCCCTTCCGCCACCATGTCCCTCCGCCAGCGCCGGACAAGAGCGTCTCCACATTCCTGGCTGTCCTCATAGCCAGCGGGCCTAAGTACACGGAGCGCCGCAGCATCATCCGCAGCACCTGGCTGTCCGCGGCCTCCGcccaccagggggcgctgtggTGCCGCTTCGTCATAGGCACAGCTGGGCTGGGAGAGGAGGAAGCGGTTACCCTGGAGATGGAGCAGCGCAGACATGGCGACCTGCTGCTGCTCCCCGACCTCAGGGACTCCTACGACAACCTGACGGCCAAGCTGCTGCTCATGTACGCCTGGCTGGACCGCCATGTGGACTATAAGTTCGTGCTGAAGGCGGACGACGACACCTTCGCCCGGCTGGACGTCCTGCTGGAGGAGCTGAAGGCCCAGGAGCCCCGCAGATATTACTGGGGCTTCTTCTCAGGCCGAGGCCGGGTGAAGTCACTGGGCAAGTGGAAGGAGAGCTCGTGGGTGCTGTGTGACTACTACCTGCCCTATGCCCTGGGCGGGGGCTACGTGCTGTCCTGGGACCTGGTGCACTACCTCAGCCTCACCAAAGACTACCTGGCCCACTGGCAGAGCGAGGACGTGTCCCTGGGGGCCTGGCTGGCACCCCTAGAGCTCCGCAGGGTCCACGACCCAAGGTTCGACACCGAATACAAGTCCAGAGGCTGCAACAATAAATATATAGTCACTCATAAGCAGAGCATTGAAGACATGCTGGAGAAGCACCAGACCCTGGCCAAAGATGGCCGACTGTGCAAGGAGGAGATCAAACTGAGGCTGTCCTATATCTACGACTGGGGTGTGCCCCCCTCCCAGTGCTGCCAGAGGAAAGATGGCATCCCATGA